In the genome of Arthrobacter sp. PAMC25284, the window TCCGACCGCGCTGATCGCCCAGGACCTCATCAAGGGCACCGGCCCGGAGGTCAAGGAAACGGACACCCTCACCGTCAACTACGTCGGAGTCGCCCTCGACGGCGGCAAGGTCTTTGACTCCAGCTTTGACCGCGGCGAGAAAGCAACCTTCCCGCTGACCGGCGTCATCAAGGGCTGGACCCAGGGACTGACCGGCAAGACCGTTGGATCCCGCGTCCTCCTCGTCATCCCGAAGGACCTCGCCTACGGCGACGAAGGCCAGGGCGACGCGAAGGGCGACCTCGTTTTCGTCGTTGATATCCTCGGCATTAAGTAAATACCCCACCGCCCCGTACCCCGGCGGCCGGCAGGCCGTCACCGCTACCCCATAGAGGAGTAACCATGTCATTTGGACAGCGAGATCTTGACCGCAGCAAGCCCGAGATTGACTTCCCCGCCGGCGACGTCCCCACGGAACTGGTCATCACGGACCTGATTGAGGGTGACGGCGCCGAGGCCAAGGCCGGCGACACCGTCTCCACCCACTACGTCGGCGTGGCCTGGTCCACGGGCGCAGAATTCGATGCCTCGTGGGGCCGCGGCGCACCGCTGGACTTCCGTGTCGGCGTCGGACAGGTTATCCAGGGCTGGGACCAGGGCCTGTTGGGCATGAAGGTCGGCGGCCGCCGCCGGTTGGAAATCCCCTCCGAACTGGCTTATGGATCCCGGGGC includes:
- a CDS encoding FKBP-type peptidyl-prolyl cis-trans isomerase, encoding MSFGQRDLDRSKPEIDFPAGDVPTELVITDLIEGDGAEAKAGDTVSTHYVGVAWSTGAEFDASWGRGAPLDFRVGVGQVIQGWDQGLLGMKVGGRRRLEIPSELAYGSRGAGGAIGPNEALIFVVDLVAVR